A window of the Cicer arietinum cultivar CDC Frontier isolate Library 1 chromosome 6, Cicar.CDCFrontier_v2.0, whole genome shotgun sequence genome harbors these coding sequences:
- the LOC101515145 gene encoding uncharacterized protein, whose amino-acid sequence MVSRVFEIGSGNVVAKALFDFEFPKGHIGVKSFDAELIDEEGNSIPLYETYLHHWFALKFFVNKNMNMSHDPPIFKRNDRTCNEGILPQYWGLGSESRGTPSKIPEPFAVEVGNPKDIPEGWEEKWLFNIMIIDTRGTKNRKSCSECRCDQFNLPHNFFNVTVDINGKPLSPDYKGGIFCCQDKFQCKLRNGFEAPRRKLALRYKVTWVDWDQQQIPVRFYILDSTDRVTTNGSQIIHDCQAEYTIPKNNSGDPFYVQKANIPMHKGGYLIYDTAHMHSGVVNATLYAPHMISCDMLIVMEGNCVHQHQHTEQERKQEMRKVMRLGCQCVIRNQVQSKLMMVKL is encoded by the exons ATGGTTTCTCGTGTG tttgaaatcgGATCTGGAAATGTTGTTGCGAAAGCATTGTTTGATTTTGAGTTTCCAAAGGGTCATATTGGTGTAAAGAGCTTTGATGCTGAACTAATTGATGAAGAAGGAAATTCTATACCGTTATATGAAACATACCTTCATCATTGGTTTGCTTtaaaattttttgtaaataagAATATGAATATGTCACACGATCCTCCcattttcaaaagaaatgatAGAACTTGCAATGAAGGTATTCTTCCACAATATTGGGGTTTGGGAAGTGAATCAAGAGGAACACCTTCAAAGATTCCAGAGCCTTTTGCAGTTGAAGTCGGTAATCCTAAAGATATTCCAGAAGGTTGGGAAGAGAAATGGTTATTTAACATCATGATCATTGATACACGTGGTACAAAAAATAGGAAAAGTTGCAGTGAATGTAGGTGTGATCAATTTAATctcccacataatttttttaatgtgacaGTTGACATCAATGGAAAACCATTGAGTCCTGACTATAAAGGAGGAATCTTCTGTTGCCAAGATAAGTTTCAATGCAAATTGAGAAATGGATTTGAAGCCCCAAGAAGAAAGCTTGCCCTAAGATACAAAGTAACATGGGTTGATTGGGACCAACAACAAATTCCTGTTAGGTTTTATATACTTGATTCAACCGATCGGGTGACTACAAATGGTTCTCAAATAATCCATGACTGTCAG GCTGAGTATACTATTCCAAAAAATAATAGCGGTGACCCTTTTTATGTTCAAAAAGCAAACATCCCTATGCATAAAGGTGGTTATCTTATCTACGACACTGCTCATATGCATTCAGGTGTTGTTAATGCAACTCTATATGCACCG CACATGATTAGTTGTGATATGTTGatagt GATGGAAGGGAATTGTGTACATCAACACCAACATACGGAACAGGAAAGGAAGCAGGAAATGAGGAAGGTTATGCGGTTGGGATGTCAGTGTGTTATCCGAAATCAGGTTCAATCAAAATTAATGATGGTGAAATTGTGA